ACCATGGACTTTACAAGCTGCAAAAATATGACCACTGCCATAAAAGTAAACTATTACTGATTAAAAACTGGATGTGATTTAAGGCAACCTACTCCCGCAGGTCACTAGCATGACCATAAACTTAAACGTTTAAATATCAGGACTGttacactgcaaacacaattcCTTTCTCATTTCCTTCTTTATCATTTGAGCTAGTGTAATGAAGCGATCTTTTCCCTCTCTCAGATAGTGCTCTTATGTagaattatgctttttttttctccattcacttttttgttatttatttttgtagaaGGATTAAGAATAagtaaattgaaaaaacaaaacaaaaacaaaacacacaagaacacaacacacacagagccagcaACAAAGACATCACCATGCAAGTTCTTCCATTCCCAAGTCCTTTCTGCTTGCTTAAGCTGTGCATGGTGGTGTGGCTGGGGTGGGAGTTTGGGGAAAGCTGGGAAGTGGGGCACTTTCAGGGGAGGTTTTGTTGGGAAAGCAACATGGAATATTGTCTTTTGCTTGGAGAGGGAGTgggtgttttgtttgattttcttttcatactTTGCTTTTGATATTTACTTACAGTTGCAAGATCCCGAGTGCTTGACTTCCAGCAGCACCCCCATAGAACAAGCAGCTTGCTTCATGGCACATTCACTGGGATATGTGGTGTTGTCACTGGCACACACAGCCTCATCCGTCCTGCTTTCTGGACAGGTCTCATCACACAGCGAACAGCGGCCCCGGCTCATTCGTGCATCCCACAGACACTTTTTCCCCACACTGCACTGGATGTCCTCACAGGACTTGGCCTCTGcatggagagaggaagaaattAACACCGGAGGAAACCTTTGATTAGATGGATTATCACGAATGCTTTTCAAGTTGGATCAGATGACTGCTGGGTTTTTGGAGAACTAAGGAACAAAAACTTAATCCTGTTTTATTGGGTCAGGTCTTGTGGCATGGAACAAAAAGTCATGttttaattagcatttttaaaactacatgACTTAATTTGGCTGCTTTCTGGCTACGAATCAATCTGACTTAAATAataacttgaagcatgtctgcCTGGCCCCCAACACTCCCCTGTTGTGCTATTTCTCCTTCCCCCTCTCCCTGTTTCTCTCCCATGTGGGATAGTGCTGCCAACATCAGGAAATAATAAGATGTCTATCATTTCTTGAGCAAATACAAGCAActagcaaacacacacactctctctgatCCCCCCCTCCTCGGTGGAATGTTGGCAAAAACCAGCAGAATAATTGTAAGGCTGGCCAGGAAgaaaacacactcaaacaatATTCAAAGCCAGTGCCTTGAGGTGTTCTGAGGGAGTGAAGTCTCACGCTCTCACGTCTCTAATTGCACACTTACTAACGCATTTTCCCTCATACGCCACCCCAATGGATCTGCCGAGGAGACAGGTAGCTCTTCTCAGGTGACAGGCGCTGGCGTAGACGATGCCGTCGTTTCCGCACAGGTACTGCTCAGGCGACGTCACCTCGGGGCAAATCCGATTACACGTCACACAATACGCGTTATTCGTCTGGTCAACGACGCACGTGGAGCTGCCGGGGCACAGTACGTCACGGCACGTTTCTGTCGAGACAAAGAAATTCGAGGATTTCATTGAAATCACATGAAGAATAACATCAACTGAGGATAAACAGCTGCTTCCTTAGCGTGCGCCGAGCCAGTTAACATATAACCTCATACCTCGCCACAATTAAAGGTGATATTTTACTTACTCTTGCACTTTCCCTGGTATTGCACGTCCAGGTCCGGGTGGCCTTTACATTTAGCCTTCAGCAGTGCGCATTCGTCTTTGTAGGTCTTCCCATCTGAACCGCAGACTGGTCCTTTCCAAGTGATGTTGGAGCAGTCTGGTGCGCACACGCAGCGGGGCTTACTTCTTCTGTTCAGCTTGCACCTCTTTCCAGGCCCACAGTCAACGTTATCACAGGTTTCTAAAATCAAAAAGGTCTGTGTTACGTGGTGCTGTTGGAGATTTTGGCCTTCTGGATAAAATTACGCATAAAGTACACACAGGGATTCATTTGACCATATGGGGATGTGTATTATGAGAAAACGAAGGGAAATGAGTGCACCTCCACCTTTGCAAGGTATGCAATTAGGGGCTCCACCATTGAAGATCATCCACCTAAACAGCGTGCTGTTGGGGACGTCCTCCTCGGTCCAGGACGTCCCCAGTCTTCCACTCCGACAGCACTCCTCCCTGCTCATCCCGGGCATGTAGAGCACCTGGCACCTCCCGTTCTTACCCTGCTGCAACCAGCAGTTCCCAGctgtaaacaggaaaacaaaacaaacaaaaaaaaaaaatcgaatgTCGCACGTTCAGCGTCTGAAACCGCTGACCCAGACGCACTAGACACTCACGCAACCCGTATTATCCGAGACGCTCCCTCCCCTCTCGCCCTCCCGGCAGCATTTtgtctgatttcttttttcttttttctttttttgcgaCACTGTTAACACTTGCCTATCCCATCTGTGACTGACAGCACTTACAATGCTgccacaaaccaaaaaaagtaaGAATCTTTGGAGGtcgggggtggggtgggggggctgtCTTTTATTTCCATAGCCTCCTTGTTATCACTGGACAGAAAGTGGAGCGTCTAGACAGTGTTAAATAGCAGCCAATCTCCTTTAGAAAACCACGGTCTGTAGGTAACAAGGCTAAACACAGCACCGTCTCCAACGCCTCAGAACAATATCCCAGACATGCACCCACCAGACAATGACGTGCGAATTAAAAAGCAGCTTAAAGTTCGTTTCCAATGCAGAAAAATCATTACCAAACACAGAGTTGTTATCCTATTTCTATGGCACAAAAATATCCTTTGATCCAGATAACAGCAGGATGTCTAGACTCAGACAGACACGCATGACATAAGTGTTCATGAACTGGTGTGTACCTTAAACTGAACACAGATTTCTGTTATGTATATTTGAACAATGAGCTAACGAatcaaaaaaatataacaatggGTGCAAAACCCGccagtttaattgtttttatcgTAActaaaaaagccttttttgcTCACAATGctcactggaaaaaaaaaaaaaaaaaaaaaaaaacgttacaCAGCCATAATCTGACAGTGGATATTCTGAAGTTTGTTACAGGTTTGTCGACAACATCGTGAGACACTTAACGCTCATGCAAAAAAGTATTAGACTATGCTCAAAAGTATCACACTATGCTCAGGTAATTTGGAGAGATGGCGCTGCCACAAACACGGCGTGGCGGCTTAAGTGTGTGCGCCTGGCGAGAGCTGCAAAAACTTGTCATACAGTCTGACTTTGAAGTGCCCCATATGGCACCTGTTTTATGGGCTCTTTACGCACGCACTGTCCGATGAACAGAGTTTTATCGGGGAGAAAGGACATTCACTTTGAAAAGTTTCTCGCTCGCAGCAAGTATCCCATACTCGTGTGCGCTTCGTGGCTGTCAGGAGcccaagtttttttgttttgtttttttccagaacCGCACAGACTAAAAGCAAACTAATCAAGAGAGCTTACCTTGAACTTTTTGATGTTCCATGAGGTGACAAAGCCATATGGAGATAAGAAAAATGCGCAGGTGAAGGTGGTGTTTCAGCATCCTAAACATGATGAAGAGGCAAAATGAACCACGTATTTGACACAGGCAGCGCAAAAGTAATCTGCTTAAGGTGGCAGTGTTGAATAAGTGTCAGTCTGAGAATGCAGCCTCTCTTTTTAAATCTATAAGGGGTCTCGGGTTGACTGTCTCTGGTGGGCGGTCTCCTCTTCTGTGGGGGtggggagatttttttttcttactaaaGTTCTTTCAATCCAAATCAGGTGACATCGTTACAAGCAACTTTCTCTTGccacaacaatgacaaaatatgtaaatatgtccGTTTGTAATAAGACACCACAATTCGGAATTATGTAAGCTAAACAAAGCAGAGACGGCAAATAAGACAAAATGTTAgtagaaattaattttgtttacatGGTGGATgctattattaatatttcattctAATCGTTTTAGaattttatttagttatgtCCTTATTCGTCAGATGAACAACTCGTTTTACGCATAGCTTGTGGATGTACTTTCAAAGCGATAATAATagtagcaataataataataataatgatgatgaaggtCATTAATACTGATATATGTAGATTGTATTACCATGTAATCAAACCCATCCCAAACCGGGCATACCATCAATACTTCAAATTAAGAGTACTATTTGGTTGTAACTGATATTCTTTCCACCAGCTGCAGACAAAAGTCTAAATCTTTTGATGAGAGTTGTCTTTTGGAATAAGTCCGAGCCCAGACAATAATAGAATTCATAGTAGTCCGCAGCCGCACTGCTAATATTAGAACAGACAGTTGTTTGGGTTTCTCTCCCGGGTCAAGCTTTTAAATATAATCAAACCTGTTTCCGAGGAggtttcagacacacacacacactaacacacacacgcacaggcacAAGCCGAACTCCTTCAGAAGTCCTTGCG
This window of the Channa argus isolate prfri chromosome 11, Channa argus male v1.0, whole genome shotgun sequence genome carries:
- the fsta gene encoding follistatin-A isoform X1, coding for MFRMLKHHLHLRIFLISIWLCHLMEHQKVQAGNCWLQQGKNGRCQVLYMPGMSREECCRSGRLGTSWTEEDVPNSTLFRWMIFNGGAPNCIPCKGGETCDNVDCGPGKRCKLNRRSKPRCVCAPDCSNITWKGPVCGSDGKTYKDECALLKAKCKGHPDLDVQYQGKCKKTCRDVLCPGSSTCVVDQTNNAYCVTCNRICPEVTSPEQYLCGNDGIVYASACHLRRATCLLGRSIGVAYEGKCVKAKSCEDIQCSVGKKCLWDARMSRGRCSLCDETCPESRTDEAVCASDNTTYPSECAMKQAACSMGVLLEVKHSGSCNSITEDQEEDEEDEDSDYMGYVHLSSILDG
- the fsta gene encoding follistatin-A isoform X3 produces the protein MFRMLKHHLHLRIFLISIWLCHLMEHQKVQAGNCWLQQGKNGRCQVLYMPGMSREECCRSGRLGTSWTEEDVPNSTLFRWMIFNGGAPNCIPCKGGETCDNVDCGPGKRCKLNRRSKPRCVCAPDCSNITWKGPVCGSDGKTYKDECALLKAKCKGHPDLDVQYQGKCKKTCRDVLCPGSSTCVVDQTNNAYCVTCNRICPEVTSPEQYLCGNDGIVYASACHLRRATCLLGRSIGVAYEGKCVKAKSCEDIQCSVGKKCLWDARMSRGRCSLCDETCPESRTDEAVCASDNTTYPSECAMKQAACSMGVLLEVKHSGSCN
- the fsta gene encoding follistatin-A isoform X2 — encoded protein: MFRMLKHHLHLRIFLISIWLCHLMEHQKVQAGNCWLQQGKNGRCQVLYMPGMSREECCRSGRLGTSWTEEDVPNSTLFRWMIFNGGAPNCIPCKETCDNVDCGPGKRCKLNRRSKPRCVCAPDCSNITWKGPVCGSDGKTYKDECALLKAKCKGHPDLDVQYQGKCKKTCRDVLCPGSSTCVVDQTNNAYCVTCNRICPEVTSPEQYLCGNDGIVYASACHLRRATCLLGRSIGVAYEGKCVKAKSCEDIQCSVGKKCLWDARMSRGRCSLCDETCPESRTDEAVCASDNTTYPSECAMKQAACSMGVLLEVKHSGSCNSITEDQEEDEEDEDSDYMGYVHLSSILDG